From Bacillus basilensis, a single genomic window includes:
- a CDS encoding DUF4029 domain-containing protein, with the protein MLRRKLLYLLLTVPLYAWLISMTKIELMALFLGYVFIFSNLNRIQEQSILEICIFSISIELFSIVSIVLLNELFRWIHSFELMKFGNIVMQAICVYIVFVVLGKIIGKQTVFQDNRKWE; encoded by the coding sequence ATGCTAAGACGTAAACTACTATATCTACTTTTAACTGTACCACTATACGCTTGGCTTATTAGCATGACGAAAATAGAGTTGATGGCTCTATTTTTAGGATATGTATTCATCTTTTCCAACTTAAATCGGATTCAAGAGCAATCTATTTTAGAAATATGTATATTTTCGATTAGTATAGAATTATTTAGTATCGTTTCGATTGTATTATTAAATGAATTATTCAGATGGATTCATTCATTTGAATTAATGAAATTTGGGAATATTGTAATGCAAGCAATATGTGTTTATATTGTATTTGTTGTGTTAGGAAAAATAATTGGGAAGCAAACAGTTTTTCAGGATAATAGAAAATGGGAGTGA
- a CDS encoding L-lactate permease: MAILLALIPIMMIFICLFLFKQTSLRSSLISYAVCVGIVLLSPTFQLGISETVHATIKGWLICFIVGYVLFFGIFLFHLMNKMGYIDQVARFLEEVTHDRLLQMLLMCFGICPLIESVSGFGIGFMVAAPIFLSLGYKPFQAVLLSFIGLLASSWGAMATGTIIGSQLINMPLTILGTNTALLSIPMFAYFVILSLHVVGGWQAVIEKWKEGLGFFLLFSLGIYLSNAYVSVELAGILSSIVTITFGFLIIKLKGKSGQNLMTEHAAATEREVSIIKIISPYIFLTVCILLSRLVPAFHDVFRSYAVLDLKSYSYKLEMLYSPGFWLGMTCLFTIIFFRIPSNIMKQSLSQTIKQWIPFAITTTMFIAISELMGASGMHSLLAKTAGETFGTFFVFVAPFIGGIGGFLTGSNAGSNAMFIKLQMQTAQNVALPWQYVTTLQNTASSVATIACPSRITLGAYLCNIPYRENELLKKTTLMIFGAVLLIVVEVIFWYMLRN; the protein is encoded by the coding sequence ATGGCCATATTGTTGGCACTTATCCCAATTATGATGATTTTCATTTGTTTATTTTTATTTAAACAAACGTCATTAAGATCCTCGTTAATTTCTTATGCGGTATGTGTTGGAATCGTTTTACTCTCGCCAACGTTTCAACTAGGGATAAGTGAAACTGTGCACGCAACGATTAAAGGATGGTTAATTTGTTTTATTGTCGGGTACGTTTTATTTTTCGGTATTTTTTTATTTCACCTCATGAACAAAATGGGGTACATCGACCAAGTAGCACGTTTTCTAGAAGAGGTTACGCATGATCGTTTATTACAAATGCTTCTTATGTGTTTCGGTATTTGCCCACTAATTGAATCAGTAAGTGGATTCGGAATCGGCTTTATGGTTGCAGCACCTATTTTTCTTTCATTAGGTTATAAACCGTTTCAAGCTGTACTGCTCTCTTTTATCGGCTTACTAGCTAGTTCGTGGGGCGCAATGGCAACTGGTACGATTATTGGTTCGCAGCTTATCAATATGCCGCTTACAATACTTGGTACAAATACAGCACTATTAAGTATCCCAATGTTTGCTTACTTCGTCATTCTCTCTTTACACGTTGTTGGCGGCTGGCAAGCGGTTATAGAAAAGTGGAAGGAAGGACTTGGTTTCTTTCTATTATTTTCTCTCGGAATCTATCTGTCTAATGCGTACGTAAGTGTTGAACTAGCAGGTATATTAAGTTCTATCGTTACCATTACATTTGGCTTTCTTATCATTAAATTAAAAGGAAAAAGTGGGCAAAATCTAATGACAGAACATGCTGCGGCAACGGAGAGAGAAGTATCTATTATAAAAATTATTAGCCCTTATATATTCTTAACCGTTTGTATTTTGCTTTCTCGCCTCGTTCCAGCATTCCATGATGTATTCAGATCATATGCGGTTCTTGATTTAAAATCATACTCTTACAAATTAGAAATGCTGTATTCGCCAGGATTTTGGCTCGGTATGACTTGTTTATTTACTATTATTTTCTTCCGCATTCCATCTAATATTATGAAACAATCACTCTCACAAACGATAAAACAATGGATTCCTTTTGCTATTACGACGACAATGTTTATCGCCATTTCAGAACTAATGGGTGCATCTGGCATGCATTCATTACTAGCAAAAACAGCTGGTGAAACATTTGGAACATTTTTCGTTTTCGTTGCTCCATTCATCGGTGGTATCGGTGGCTTTTTAACAGGTAGCAATGCAGGATCAAATGCGATGTTCATAAAACTACAAATGCAAACCGCGCAAAACGTAGCACTCCCGTGGCAATACGTCACAACACTGCAAAACACCGCATCGTCAGTAGCGACAATCGCTTGCCCGTCACGGATTACACTGGGGGCGTATTTATGTAACATACCATATCGTGAAAATGAACTATTAAAGAAGACGACGTTAATGATTTTTGGAGCGGTGTTACTTATAGTAGTGGAAGTTATTTTCTGGTATATGTTGAGAAATTAA
- a CDS encoding DUF2278 family protein: protein MPLKNYGVLKGTVIQSKIGKGKTPHYQVHLQDEAEVDYRIAINVKSQSYPSEVLYFASNDIRSEAIHILKTLPFGFTEIKNNEPEVALDYVRDNLFDSKQMIPLPAEKAGVDNDLNEKIERYIKRAIEEIAIIYAFGERWGPEENTPDSYFHFEPGNGIHDIHMNQGNVEKWKGDNGIWQDGGILIHFEKEEKWIGIFLAFQSQSWCTDEEGHARVPVEHCDYKRNN from the coding sequence ATGCCCTTAAAAAACTACGGTGTGTTAAAAGGTACAGTTATACAATCAAAGATTGGAAAAGGGAAAACACCTCATTATCAAGTTCATTTACAAGATGAAGCAGAAGTAGATTACCGTATTGCAATTAACGTAAAGTCGCAAAGTTATCCGTCAGAAGTTTTATATTTTGCGAGTAACGATATTAGGTCAGAGGCGATTCATATTTTAAAGACATTGCCATTTGGTTTTACAGAAATAAAAAACAATGAGCCAGAAGTAGCTTTAGATTATGTAAGAGATAATTTATTTGATTCGAAACAAATGATTCCTTTACCTGCTGAAAAAGCAGGAGTAGATAATGATTTAAATGAAAAAATAGAACGTTATATAAAACGAGCAATAGAAGAAATAGCAATTATTTATGCGTTTGGTGAAAGATGGGGACCAGAAGAAAATACACCTGATTCTTACTTTCATTTTGAACCAGGAAACGGGATACACGATATTCATATGAATCAAGGGAACGTAGAGAAATGGAAAGGTGATAATGGTATATGGCAAGATGGAGGCATACTCATTCACTTTGAGAAGGAAGAAAAATGGATCGGTATCTTTCTTGCCTTCCAATCACAGTCATGGTGTACGGATGAAGAGGGGCATGCTCGAGTTCCGGTTGAGCATTGTGATTATAAGAGAAATAATTAA
- a CDS encoding zinc ribbon domain-containing protein produces the protein MKCSACHTENTTEARFCGNCGHSLKEEVVVSSGQEEEPEQARVAQAKETRPNETVEQAKRFASGYFQFFKHAFKAPTAIMKSGKVEVRNGIVSLVLICFLGACIFYRMMSAAAAVTKTFAPDIPTPTFFLDSVTVFLFLLILTLFVGFIIFVSGKMMKSSFSFLEVFGIWGTIATPAIAILVLSFLFSFLLIFFLPILLGLATTYMSISIIVAIVKLDNGGLDPIYTLLIANVLIGIATFIVLWSYISTIIQTFTQGLTGF, from the coding sequence ATGAAATGTTCGGCGTGTCATACGGAAAATACAACAGAGGCAAGGTTTTGCGGGAATTGTGGACATTCGTTAAAGGAAGAAGTAGTGGTAAGTAGTGGCCAAGAAGAAGAGCCGGAACAAGCGCGTGTAGCACAAGCAAAGGAAACTCGACCGAATGAAACGGTAGAGCAAGCGAAGCGATTTGCGAGTGGGTATTTTCAGTTTTTTAAACATGCTTTCAAAGCACCGACAGCGATTATGAAAAGCGGCAAGGTTGAAGTACGAAATGGAATTGTAAGTCTTGTTCTTATTTGTTTTTTAGGGGCATGTATTTTTTATAGAATGATGAGTGCTGCAGCAGCTGTTACGAAAACATTTGCACCAGATATACCTACTCCTACATTCTTTTTGGACTCTGTAACGGTCTTTTTATTTTTATTAATTTTAACTTTATTTGTCGGATTTATTATTTTTGTAAGTGGGAAGATGATGAAATCATCTTTTTCGTTTCTTGAAGTATTCGGTATATGGGGAACGATAGCGACGCCTGCTATTGCTATATTAGTACTTTCTTTTCTGTTTAGCTTTTTATTAATCTTTTTCTTACCAATCTTATTAGGTCTGGCTACAACGTATATGTCAATTAGTATAATTGTAGCTATAGTAAAACTAGATAACGGCGGATTAGATCCTATTTACACACTTCTTATCGCAAATGTTTTAATCGGAATTGCAACATTCATTGTACTGTGGTCTTACATTAGTACGATAATTCAAACCTTTACACAGGGATTAACTGGCTTCTAA
- a CDS encoding CoA-disulfide reductase, which yields MNYVIIGGDAAGMSAAMQIVRNDENANVVTLEKGEIYSYAQCGLPYVISGAIASTEKLIARNVKTFRDKYGIDAKVRHEVTKVDTEKKMVYAEHTETKDVFEFSYDRLLIATGVRPVMPEWEGRELQGIHLLKTIPDAERILKTLETNKVENVTIIGGGAIGLEMAETFVELGKKVRMIERNDHIGTIYDADMAEYIHKEADKHHIEILTNENVKAFKGNERVEAVETDKGTYKADLVLVSVGVKPNTDFLEGTNIRTNHKGAIEVNAYMQTNVQDVYAAGDCATHYHVIKEIHDHIPLGTTANKQGRLAGLNMLDKRRAFKGTLGTGIIKFMDLTLARTGLNEKEAKGLHIPYKTVKVDSTNMAGYYPNAKPLYLKLLYRSDTKQLLGGQVIGEEGVDKRIDVIAMALFNKMSIHDLEDVDLSYAPPYNSVWDPIQQAARRAE from the coding sequence GTGAACTATGTCATTATTGGCGGAGATGCAGCTGGTATGAGTGCAGCTATGCAAATTGTTAGAAACGATGAAAATGCAAATGTTGTGACGTTAGAAAAAGGTGAAATTTATTCGTACGCTCAGTGTGGATTACCGTATGTCATTAGTGGTGCTATCGCTTCAACGGAAAAATTAATCGCGCGTAATGTAAAGACGTTTCGTGATAAATACGGAATTGATGCGAAAGTACGACATGAAGTAACGAAAGTAGATACGGAAAAGAAAATGGTGTACGCAGAGCATACGGAGACGAAAGATGTTTTTGAATTTTCGTATGACCGTTTATTAATTGCGACCGGAGTACGTCCTGTCATGCCAGAATGGGAAGGACGAGAGTTACAAGGCATTCATCTTTTAAAAACAATTCCGGATGCTGAGCGCATATTAAAAACGCTAGAAACGAATAAAGTTGAGAATGTAACCATTATTGGCGGCGGTGCAATTGGGCTGGAAATGGCAGAAACATTCGTCGAACTTGGTAAAAAAGTGAGAATGATTGAGCGAAATGATCATATCGGTACGATTTATGATGCAGATATGGCGGAGTATATACATAAAGAAGCAGATAAACATCATATTGAAATTTTAACGAATGAAAATGTAAAAGCGTTTAAAGGGAATGAACGAGTAGAAGCAGTTGAAACTGATAAAGGAACGTATAAAGCAGACCTTGTTTTAGTATCTGTTGGAGTGAAGCCAAATACTGATTTTCTTGAAGGAACAAATATACGTACAAATCATAAAGGGGCAATTGAGGTAAATGCATATATGCAAACGAATGTGCAAGACGTATATGCAGCTGGTGATTGTGCGACACATTACCACGTTATAAAGGAAATTCATGATCATATCCCGCTCGGAACGACTGCCAATAAACAAGGGCGACTTGCTGGACTGAATATGCTTGATAAACGAAGAGCCTTTAAAGGAACGTTAGGTACAGGCATTATTAAATTTATGGATCTGACGCTTGCAAGAACAGGCTTAAATGAAAAAGAAGCGAAAGGGCTACATATCCCATATAAAACAGTCAAAGTAGATTCGACAAATATGGCGGGCTATTATCCAAATGCAAAACCACTTTACTTGAAATTACTCTATCGCTCTGACACAAAACAATTATTAGGCGGACAAGTAATTGGAGAAGAAGGCGTAGATAAACGTATTGATGTGATCGCAATGGCACTTTTCAATAAAATGAGCATTCACGATTTAGAAGATGTCGATTTAAGTTACGCACCACCATATAACAGCGTTTGGGATCCAATTCAGCAAGCGGCAAGACGAGCGGAATAG
- a CDS encoding GNAT family N-acetyltransferase: MGVTLQTVQESEKEILRNLYALYLHDLSTFTPHITIGTNGFFEYEDLHMFWVNDGITPYFIKSDNDIVGFLLLLERPFLKKENDFGINDIFILNQYKGKGIGKQVIKNVLKEKRGQYFVIELVKNIPAVSFWKKVYRELNIEFDEKTQLIDDEECLVQTFKI, translated from the coding sequence ATGGGTGTAACACTTCAAACAGTTCAAGAATCAGAAAAAGAAATATTACGTAATTTGTATGCACTATATCTTCATGACCTCTCTACATTCACTCCTCATATAACGATTGGGACAAATGGATTTTTTGAATACGAAGATTTGCATATGTTTTGGGTAAATGATGGAATTACTCCGTATTTTATTAAAAGTGATAATGATATTGTAGGATTTTTATTACTACTGGAACGTCCATTCTTAAAGAAGGAAAATGACTTTGGTATTAATGACATTTTCATATTGAATCAATACAAGGGGAAAGGAATCGGTAAACAAGTTATTAAGAATGTACTAAAAGAGAAACGAGGACAATATTTCGTTATCGAACTTGTGAAAAATATACCAGCAGTTTCTTTTTGGAAGAAAGTATATAGGGAGCTAAACATCGAATTTGATGAGAAAACACAGTTAATCGATGATGAAGAATGTCTCGTTCAAACGTTTAAAATATAA
- a CDS encoding DUF3908 family protein, translated as MAINMKTIEEWIAESNARHEEDFGNVVEEMKEVCVGLDNATLIYTKNVFCFGKKVEVLFFFQDHVVIGQEKDEYIEIEKLKYDAITHSNLKTNDKNTTLELKFANGQAINLDSLNDNYGTKNWLFARQIKSIFKLI; from the coding sequence ATGGCAATTAACATGAAAACAATCGAAGAATGGATTGCTGAATCAAACGCAAGACATGAAGAAGACTTTGGAAATGTTGTTGAAGAGATGAAAGAAGTATGTGTCGGACTTGATAATGCGACATTAATTTATACGAAAAATGTATTTTGTTTCGGTAAGAAAGTAGAAGTATTGTTCTTCTTCCAAGACCATGTCGTGATCGGACAAGAAAAAGACGAATATATTGAAATTGAAAAGTTAAAGTATGATGCCATTACACATAGCAACTTAAAAACAAATGACAAAAATACAACGTTAGAACTAAAGTTTGCTAACGGACAAGCTATCAATTTAGATAGTTTAAATGATAACTACGGTACGAAAAATTGGTTATTTGCAAGACAAATTAAGAGTATCTTTAAATTAATCTAG
- a CDS encoding SagB family peptide dehydrogenase: MQLDTFLHHLHFSIDEIMPNHEVDWEDAPLPYKIYRNIPAIPLSLEIPLSLPNPSTTPTLEEIGHYLWYSFGLTQLCQLNSKKILFRRSIPSGGALYPNELYIYLKIDDYPYGIYHYDVAHHRLILLREGNFDSYITEALGNRCNIQSCFGAAFVSTMFWKNFFKYNNFSYRLQGLDSGVLIGQLLECAKQFGYTNGVYFQFLDRAINHLLGLSESEESVYAVVPLSTELQTDWFHNDYRENKTVTSHDLLQQIPPLAHEHLVRSKHVDEYPMISKINEASMIESTAHFQTFAHEERSQHNAHAVQLPKVERLSYDFLQLCKQRYSPDADFILTKWDATSLATLLQEARLSFPYYNDLDGKYINENARVSLYGCFYNVKDIENGAYAYNSKTHSIQPIRYGDLRYPLQSSMTMDNVSLFQVPLCLHVIGKKDYYTRALGYRGYRIHQMEAGILVHKLVFAATAMGMGGHPLLSFDTNSCDQLYGIDAGNETSLIQIPVGAYRARNWLKGDLRI, translated from the coding sequence ATGCAGCTAGATACTTTTTTACATCATCTCCATTTTTCTATTGATGAAATTATGCCAAATCATGAAGTGGATTGGGAAGATGCACCGCTTCCTTATAAAATATATCGAAATATACCTGCAATTCCTCTCTCTTTAGAAATCCCATTATCTTTACCTAACCCTTCTACTACACCTACTTTGGAGGAAATTGGTCATTACCTTTGGTATTCATTTGGTTTAACACAATTGTGCCAACTAAATAGCAAGAAAATTTTATTCCGAAGGTCTATTCCTTCAGGCGGTGCTTTATATCCAAATGAATTGTATATATATTTAAAGATTGACGATTATCCATACGGCATTTACCATTACGACGTCGCACATCATCGACTTATCTTACTACGCGAAGGAAATTTCGACTCTTATATTACAGAAGCACTTGGCAATCGTTGTAACATACAGTCTTGTTTTGGTGCTGCATTTGTATCCACCATGTTTTGGAAAAATTTCTTTAAATACAATAATTTTTCATATCGTCTTCAAGGATTAGATAGTGGTGTTCTCATCGGCCAATTACTTGAATGTGCCAAGCAATTTGGTTACACAAATGGTGTATATTTTCAGTTTTTAGACCGTGCAATAAATCATTTACTCGGACTGTCAGAAAGTGAAGAAAGCGTGTATGCTGTTGTTCCTTTAAGTACAGAACTACAAACTGATTGGTTTCACAATGATTACCGTGAAAATAAAACAGTTACTTCTCATGACCTGTTGCAGCAAATTCCGCCGTTAGCACATGAACATCTCGTTCGCTCAAAACATGTAGATGAATATCCAATGATATCAAAAATAAATGAAGCTTCTATGATTGAATCGACAGCACACTTCCAAACATTCGCTCATGAAGAGCGCTCTCAACATAATGCGCACGCTGTACAGCTACCGAAAGTAGAGCGGTTATCATACGATTTCTTACAACTTTGTAAACAACGGTATTCCCCTGATGCTGACTTTATTTTAACGAAATGGGATGCAACCAGTCTAGCTACTTTACTACAAGAAGCGAGACTCTCCTTCCCTTATTACAACGACCTTGATGGTAAGTATATAAATGAAAATGCACGTGTCTCATTATATGGATGTTTTTATAACGTAAAAGATATAGAAAACGGTGCTTACGCTTATAACAGTAAAACTCATTCCATACAACCTATACGATACGGAGATCTTCGTTATCCCCTTCAATCCAGCATGACGATGGATAACGTAAGCCTTTTTCAAGTACCGCTTTGCCTACATGTAATCGGAAAGAAAGATTACTATACACGCGCATTAGGCTATAGAGGATACCGTATTCACCAAATGGAAGCTGGTATACTCGTTCATAAACTCGTTTTTGCAGCGACCGCGATGGGGATGGGCGGGCATCCTTTACTTAGTTTTGATACAAATTCATGTGATCAGTTGTACGGGATAGATGCTGGAAATGAAACGTCACTTATTCAAATTCCTGTTGGAGCCTATCGAGCGCGGAATTGGTTAAAAGGGGATTTACGTATTTAG
- a CDS encoding TOMM precursor leader peptide-binding protein — protein MSQNILLIGDGLLADYVHDQLREQYSITRQHTIANELPENINLALVLHDGSPSTIHHDAELIFRSNHIPWLRAFTSFGEGIIGPYIHPLAEGCTNCADGRRFIAGFDQQEMWELKRKYAVKEENLTRRDVRATQNGILQMCHLIRAETEKILTHNHSSLENKLLLLNLQTLQCTRHSFLPDPLCPVCSNLPDDTADAAEISLQPSLKTSDATYRCRSIHELNTFLTKDYLDYRVGMLNGKMQHSLLPFADVIINMPLMFGNEGVAGRTHSFAISEATAILEGLERYCGMSPRGKKTTVHGSFHDVEDHALNPITLGVHTNEHYNRDNFPFKPFDPDYDQNWVWGYSLSQNRPILVPESIAYYSLGHRDAFVYETSNGCAIGGSLEEAIFHGILEIVERDAFLLTWYTELPLPRLDLDSANDTELQLMIQRLYTITGYELHTFNATMEHGIPSLWVIAKNTRKNGMNVVCAGGSHLDPIRALKSAIHEIAGMLLITDDELEQKRVHYENCLQDPYLVNKMEDHSMLYGLKEAEERLHFLLRDDAPVQTFQEMNVLQSFDIDLTSDLHQLVNRLHQSDLEVIVVDQTVPLIEKNGLHCVKVIIPGMLPMTFGHHLTRITGLDRVYTVPMTLGYTAEPLTNEQLNPHPHPFP, from the coding sequence ATGAGTCAAAATATATTGCTTATAGGAGATGGCCTACTTGCAGACTATGTACATGATCAATTGCGCGAACAATATTCCATCACTCGCCAACATACAATTGCAAACGAACTCCCTGAAAATATCAACCTTGCTCTCGTATTACATGACGGCTCTCCTTCTACTATTCATCATGATGCTGAGCTAATTTTTCGTTCCAATCATATTCCGTGGCTACGTGCGTTTACTTCATTTGGTGAAGGTATTATCGGTCCTTACATTCATCCCCTTGCAGAGGGATGTACCAATTGCGCCGATGGACGACGCTTTATCGCTGGATTTGATCAACAAGAAATGTGGGAACTAAAGCGGAAATATGCAGTAAAAGAAGAGAACTTGACGAGGCGCGATGTACGCGCCACTCAAAATGGCATTCTGCAAATGTGTCATCTTATTCGTGCAGAAACAGAGAAAATATTAACTCATAACCATTCTTCATTAGAAAATAAACTCCTTTTACTCAACTTACAAACACTGCAATGTACGCGGCATTCTTTTCTTCCAGATCCGCTCTGTCCTGTATGTAGCAATTTACCTGATGATACGGCAGATGCAGCAGAGATTTCTTTACAACCGAGCTTAAAAACAAGTGATGCGACATATCGCTGTCGTTCGATTCATGAACTCAACACATTTTTAACAAAAGATTATTTAGATTACCGAGTCGGTATGCTGAACGGAAAAATGCAGCATTCTTTATTGCCGTTTGCTGACGTTATTATAAACATGCCGTTAATGTTTGGAAATGAAGGTGTTGCAGGTCGAACTCATTCATTTGCAATAAGTGAAGCAACTGCTATTTTAGAAGGTTTAGAAAGATATTGTGGTATGTCACCGCGCGGGAAAAAGACAACTGTACACGGCAGTTTTCATGATGTAGAGGATCACGCACTGAACCCTATCACACTCGGTGTACATACAAACGAACATTACAATCGTGATAATTTTCCATTTAAACCGTTTGATCCTGACTATGACCAAAACTGGGTCTGGGGATATTCATTATCACAAAACCGGCCAATTTTAGTTCCTGAATCAATTGCTTATTATAGCCTTGGTCATCGAGATGCTTTCGTATATGAAACATCAAATGGATGTGCCATTGGTGGTAGTTTAGAAGAAGCAATTTTTCACGGCATTTTAGAAATTGTAGAGCGTGACGCCTTTTTGCTCACTTGGTATACAGAATTACCTCTTCCCCGCCTTGATCTTGATTCAGCAAATGATACGGAATTACAATTAATGATTCAGCGGCTGTACACGATTACTGGATATGAATTACACACCTTTAATGCGACGATGGAACATGGCATTCCGAGCTTATGGGTAATTGCGAAAAATACGCGTAAAAACGGAATGAACGTTGTTTGTGCAGGAGGCTCTCATTTAGACCCAATTCGCGCTCTAAAGAGTGCCATTCATGAAATAGCGGGCATGTTACTAATAACAGACGATGAACTCGAACAAAAAAGAGTGCACTACGAAAACTGCTTACAAGACCCTTATCTCGTAAATAAAATGGAAGACCATAGTATGCTGTACGGATTGAAAGAAGCAGAAGAACGTCTTCACTTTCTTTTACGTGACGATGCACCAGTACAAACGTTCCAAGAAATGAATGTATTACAATCGTTTGATATAGATTTAACATCCGATCTTCATCAACTTGTAAATCGTTTGCATCAATCTGATCTTGAAGTAATCGTTGTAGATCAAACCGTACCCCTTATAGAAAAGAACGGATTACATTGTGTAAAAGTCATTATCCCTGGCATGTTACCGATGACGTTCGGTCACCATCTCACCCGGATTACAGGGCTGGACCGAGTTTATACTGTACCGATGACACTTGGATATACAGCCGAACCTTTAACGAATGAACAATTAAATCCACATCCGCATCCGTTTCCATAG